One window of Chryseobacterium indologenes genomic DNA carries:
- the argC gene encoding N-acetyl-gamma-glutamyl-phosphate reductase produces the protein MKKTVGIIGANGYTGSELIRLLTFHPHVTLSFLYSRSNSGTRISDLYPDLTTVCEMVLTDKPEDVDIIFLCLPHKESQNWLTQNPVKEETLVIDLGNDFRLEGNFGNRDFIYGLPEINKKQLVGAKSIANPGCFATAIQLALLPLAEKGVLNEVFTTGITGSTGAGQSLQATTHFTWRNDNVSAYKTLTHQHVDEILQQLIAFNNKEVTLNFVPWRGDFARGIFTSSTMKTDLELEEIEQLYQDFYAEEPFVTVSRKAVDLKQVVNTNRCVIQIEKSGNVVVIHSAIDNLLKGASGQAVQNMNLAMNWEENAGLNLKPIAF, from the coding sequence ATGAAGAAAACAGTAGGAATCATTGGTGCCAACGGTTATACAGGAAGTGAGCTGATACGCTTACTGACTTTTCATCCCCATGTGACATTGAGTTTTTTATATAGTCGTTCGAATTCGGGAACACGAATTTCGGATCTGTACCCGGATTTAACGACGGTTTGTGAAATGGTGTTGACGGACAAACCTGAAGACGTAGATATTATTTTTCTGTGTCTTCCTCATAAAGAAAGTCAAAACTGGTTAACTCAGAATCCTGTCAAGGAAGAAACGCTGGTGATTGATCTTGGAAACGATTTCCGTTTAGAAGGAAACTTTGGAAACAGAGATTTTATCTACGGATTACCTGAAATCAATAAAAAACAACTGGTAGGAGCAAAAAGCATCGCCAATCCGGGATGTTTCGCTACAGCTATTCAATTGGCTTTGCTGCCATTGGCAGAAAAAGGAGTATTGAATGAGGTTTTTACTACAGGGATTACAGGTTCTACAGGAGCCGGACAATCTCTGCAGGCCACCACTCATTTTACCTGGAGAAATGATAATGTTTCAGCCTATAAAACTTTAACACATCAACATGTGGATGAGATTTTACAGCAGCTGATTGCATTCAATAATAAAGAAGTAACCCTGAATTTTGTTCCATGGAGAGGAGATTTTGCAAGAGGAATTTTTACAAGTTCCACGATGAAGACGGATTTGGAGCTGGAGGAGATAGAACAATTATATCAGGATTTTTATGCGGAGGAGCCTTTCGTTACGGTAAGTAGGAAGGCAGTGGATTTAAAGCAGGTTGTCAATACCAATCGCTGTGTGATTCAAATTGAAAAGAGTGGAAATGTTGTCGTTATTCACTCAGCGATTGACAATTTGTTAAAAGGTGCTTCGGGACAAGCTGTGCAGAATATGAATCTGGCAATGAACTGGGAAGAAAATGCAGGATTGAATTTGAAACCAATAGCATTTTAA
- a CDS encoding aspartate aminotransferase family protein, with protein sequence MNLFNVYPLFNINPVKAQGSFLWDDKGEKYLDFYGGHAVISIGHNHPHYQNKLKDQLEKISFYSNSVQNELQTELAEKLGKLSGYEDYNLFLCNSGAEANENALKLASFHNGKSKVLYFSGSFHGRTSAAVSVTDNPKIVAPVNFSERFIKSEWNDVQQLEETFEKFGNEISSVIIEGIQGVGGIMIPTPEFLSKIKELCEKYNAVLILDEVQSGYGRSGYFFAHQEFGLEADIITTAKGMGNGFPVGGVLIHPKFEASNGLLGTTFGGNHLACAASIAVLDVMKDENLIGNAQKMGEYIENEIKDLPHIKSIRRKGLMIGIELDRDCSEIRKSLLFDHHIFTGNSNDKSVLRILPALNIKKEETDLFINALKTVLGSI encoded by the coding sequence ATGAATTTATTCAACGTATATCCATTATTCAACATAAATCCGGTTAAAGCTCAGGGATCTTTTCTTTGGGATGACAAAGGTGAAAAATACCTTGATTTCTACGGAGGTCATGCCGTAATTTCTATTGGTCATAATCATCCACATTATCAGAACAAGCTGAAAGATCAGCTGGAAAAAATATCTTTTTATTCCAATTCCGTTCAGAATGAATTGCAGACTGAATTAGCTGAGAAATTAGGAAAGCTTTCAGGATATGAAGATTATAATCTTTTTTTATGTAATTCGGGAGCAGAAGCCAATGAAAATGCATTGAAGCTGGCTTCATTTCATAATGGAAAAAGCAAGGTGCTTTATTTCTCTGGTTCATTCCATGGAAGAACTTCTGCAGCGGTTTCAGTGACTGATAATCCTAAAATTGTAGCTCCGGTCAACTTTTCAGAAAGATTTATCAAATCAGAATGGAATGATGTGCAGCAGCTTGAAGAGACTTTTGAGAAGTTTGGAAATGAAATTTCTTCTGTCATCATCGAGGGAATTCAGGGAGTAGGAGGTATTATGATTCCTACACCGGAATTTTTATCTAAAATTAAAGAACTGTGCGAGAAATACAATGCTGTTCTTATTTTAGATGAAGTGCAGTCCGGATACGGAAGAAGTGGATATTTCTTTGCTCATCAGGAGTTTGGACTTGAAGCAGATATCATTACTACAGCAAAAGGAATGGGGAACGGGTTTCCTGTAGGCGGAGTTTTGATCCATCCTAAATTCGAGGCAAGCAATGGTTTGCTTGGAACTACATTCGGAGGAAATCATTTGGCTTGTGCCGCTTCTATTGCTGTGCTGGATGTCATGAAAGATGAAAATCTTATCGGAAATGCTCAAAAAATGGGCGAATATATTGAAAATGAAATTAAAGATTTACCACATATTAAATCCATCCGAAGGAAAGGATTGATGATTGGAATAGAACTCGATAGAGACTGTTCAGAAATAAGGAAAAGCTTATTGTTCGATCATCATATTTTCACAGGAAACTCTAATGATAAAAGTGTCTTAAGGATTCTTCCGGCACTGAATATCAAAAAAGAGGAAACAGATCTTTTCATCAATGCTTTGAAAACAGTATTGGGAAGTATTTAA
- a CDS encoding N-acetylornithine carbamoyltransferase has product MKKFTSVSDVENLQEIIKKALEIKADPLTEKEKGKGKTIGLVFLNSSLRTRLSSQIAAQNLGLNVLTLNAAQEAWNLEFADGAVMNGDTVEHIKDAIEVLNQYCDIIAVRCFAGMKSKEDDVNESILSQFEKHAKVPVISLESATRHPLQSLADCITITENWKKDHKPKVVLTWAPHIKPIAHAVGNSFAEWMQEMDVELVIANPEGYDLDKNFTKDVKVIHDQDEALKDADFIYVKNWSSFDDYAAMPEVKGDWMLTNEKLAHTNDAKVMHCLPVRRNVELSDEVMDGDHSIIYQQAKNRIFSAQAVFSEILDELKA; this is encoded by the coding sequence ATGAAAAAATTCACCTCTGTAAGTGATGTAGAAAACTTACAGGAAATCATAAAAAAAGCTTTAGAAATAAAAGCAGACCCTCTTACCGAAAAGGAAAAAGGAAAAGGAAAAACAATCGGACTTGTATTTTTGAATTCAAGCTTGAGAACCCGTCTGAGCAGCCAGATTGCAGCACAAAACCTTGGTTTAAATGTATTGACATTAAATGCCGCACAGGAAGCCTGGAATCTTGAATTTGCTGACGGAGCAGTAATGAACGGAGATACCGTAGAACATATCAAAGATGCTATTGAAGTTTTAAACCAATATTGTGATATCATCGCAGTACGTTGTTTTGCAGGAATGAAGAGCAAGGAAGATGATGTGAATGAAAGCATCCTAAGCCAGTTTGAAAAGCATGCAAAAGTACCTGTGATCTCTCTGGAATCGGCTACCCGTCACCCGCTACAAAGTCTTGCAGACTGTATTACCATTACAGAAAACTGGAAAAAAGACCACAAACCGAAAGTAGTGTTGACATGGGCTCCACACATCAAGCCTATTGCACATGCTGTTGGAAACTCTTTCGCAGAGTGGATGCAGGAGATGGATGTGGAATTGGTAATTGCCAATCCTGAAGGATATGATCTGGATAAAAACTTTACAAAGGATGTAAAAGTAATCCATGATCAGGATGAAGCCTTGAAAGATGCGGATTTTATCTATGTGAAAAACTGGTCTTCTTTTGATGATTATGCCGCAATGCCTGAAGTGAAAGGAGACTGGATGCTGACGAATGAAAAATTAGCCCATACCAATGATGCAAAAGTAATGCACTGTCTTCCGGTTCGCCGTAATGTGGAGTTGAGTGATGAGGTAATGGATGGAGATCATTCTATCATCTATCAGCAGGCAAAAAACCGGATTTTCTCTGCACAGGCAGTGTTCAGTGAAATTTTAGATGAATTAAAAGCCTGA
- the argB gene encoding acetylglutamate kinase translates to MKEKLYIIKIGGALIDDEELLVQFLEQFSEIQEKKILVHGGGKLATTLADKLGIEQKMINGRRITDKETLDIVTMVYAGGINKNIVEKLQQKKCNAIGFSGADGNLIKAKKREHPEIDFGFVGDITKKSVNRKLVSKLIKLDLVPVFSAITHDRKGNLFNTNADTIASVMAQALSEKYEVELLYCFDKEGVLEDVNDPESVIKSVNEEEFEVLKEEGKLHKGILPKLENALGAIKNNVGKVFLIKETELKNHIENHHAGTEICL, encoded by the coding sequence ATGAAAGAAAAGTTATACATCATAAAAATTGGCGGAGCTTTAATTGATGATGAGGAATTGTTAGTTCAATTCTTAGAACAGTTTTCTGAAATTCAGGAAAAGAAGATCCTTGTTCATGGCGGAGGGAAATTAGCTACCACATTGGCTGATAAACTGGGCATAGAACAGAAAATGATCAACGGAAGGAGGATTACAGATAAAGAGACATTGGACATTGTAACCATGGTATATGCAGGAGGAATCAATAAAAATATTGTAGAAAAGCTGCAGCAAAAAAAATGCAATGCCATAGGCTTTTCCGGGGCAGACGGAAACTTGATTAAAGCTAAGAAAAGAGAACATCCTGAAATTGATTTTGGATTTGTGGGGGATATTACCAAGAAAAGTGTAAACAGGAAGCTGGTTTCAAAATTAATCAAGCTGGATCTTGTTCCTGTATTTTCTGCGATTACCCACGATAGAAAAGGAAATCTATTCAATACCAATGCAGATACCATTGCTTCCGTGATGGCGCAGGCCCTTTCAGAGAAATATGAAGTTGAGTTGCTGTATTGTTTTGATAAGGAAGGTGTTTTAGAAGATGTAAACGATCCTGAATCTGTGATCAAAAGTGTAAATGAAGAAGAATTTGAAGTATTAAAAGAAGAAGGGAAACTTCACAAAGGGATTTTACCCAAACTTGAAAATGCTCTTGGAGCTATAAAAAATAATGTAGGCAAAGTGTTTCTGATCAAAGAAACAGAATTGAAAAACCATATAGAAAATCATCATGCAGGAACTGAAATCTGTTTATAA
- a CDS encoding M20 family metallo-hydrolase has product MQELKSVYNKEELLNNAIGLLKNLIEIPSFSKDEFNTSVEIENFFKKHQIPTKRFKNNIWAVNKHFDVFKPSVLLNTHHDTVKPNKAYTLDPFVPVEKDGKLFGLGSNDAGASLVSMAQVFLHFYDKEDLKYNLVIALTAEEEISGFDGIEALFPQLPNVELAIVGEPTQMNLAIAEKGLLVIDGEMKGTPSHAAHPNDDNSIVKCMQDLQNILAFKFPKVSEYLGEVKVTLSGIHAGVQHNVVPESCNFTLDVRVTDEYSNQEAFEIIQSQMESTLTARSFRLNSSKIEMDHPFVKAGIEIGRTTYGSPTSSDQAIIPCTSVKMGPGDSRRSHTADEFIYIPEIEEGIEIYISILEKVL; this is encoded by the coding sequence ATGCAGGAACTGAAATCTGTTTATAATAAAGAAGAGCTGTTAAATAATGCGATCGGATTGCTTAAAAATTTGATTGAGATTCCTTCATTCAGCAAAGATGAATTTAATACGTCGGTAGAAATTGAGAATTTTTTCAAAAAGCATCAGATTCCTACGAAACGTTTTAAAAACAACATCTGGGCAGTGAATAAACATTTTGATGTGTTTAAACCTTCCGTTTTGCTGAATACGCATCATGATACGGTAAAACCTAATAAAGCGTATACGCTTGATCCGTTTGTTCCTGTTGAAAAAGACGGCAAACTGTTCGGGTTGGGAAGCAATGATGCAGGAGCTTCACTGGTTTCTATGGCACAGGTTTTTTTACATTTTTATGATAAAGAAGATTTAAAATATAATTTAGTTATTGCTTTGACGGCAGAGGAGGAGATTTCAGGATTTGATGGAATTGAAGCCTTATTTCCGCAGCTACCCAACGTAGAACTCGCCATTGTAGGAGAACCCACGCAGATGAATCTGGCGATTGCAGAAAAAGGACTTCTTGTGATTGATGGAGAAATGAAAGGTACTCCTTCTCATGCCGCTCATCCTAATGACGATAACTCAATTGTAAAATGCATGCAGGATCTGCAGAATATTTTAGCCTTTAAATTTCCAAAAGTTTCAGAATATCTTGGAGAGGTTAAAGTTACTTTATCAGGAATTCATGCAGGAGTACAGCACAATGTTGTTCCGGAATCGTGCAATTTTACACTGGATGTAAGGGTGACAGATGAATATTCTAATCAGGAAGCGTTTGAAATCATCCAATCTCAGATGGAATCTACATTAACGGCAAGATCATTCAGACTGAATTCTTCAAAGATCGAAATGGATCATCCGTTTGTAAAAGCAGGAATTGAAATCGGAAGGACCACTTATGGTTCACCTACTTCCTCAGATCAGGCGATTATTCCATGTACATCAGTGAAAATGGGTCCTGGAGACAGTAGGCGCTCTCACACCGCAGATGAATTTATCTATATCCCGGAAATAGAAGAAGGAATAGAAATCTACATCAGTATTTTAGAAAAAGTGTTATAA